A stretch of DNA from Campylobacter concisus:
ATATCGCCCAAGCCTACCACAATTTGGGAGTTTTATATGTAAATGGTCTGGGTGTAGAGCAAGACTATTATAAGGCAGCTCAATTATGGCAAAAAGCTTGCAATGACAGATACAGTATGAGTTGTTACAACTTAGGAATTTCATACAATAATGGCCAAGGTGTGAAACAAGACTATTATAGAGCGGCTTATCTATACAAACAAGCTTGTGACGATGGAGTTAATGATAGTTGCTCTAATTTAGGAATTTTATATGAAAACGGTCAAGGTGTAGAGCAAGACTACAGTAAATCCCTAGAATTATATGAAAAAGCTTGCGATAATGGATACAATCGCGGTTGTTTTAATTTAGGAGCTTTTTATCTAAAAGGCAAAGGCGCAAAACAAGACTACCACATAGCAAAAGAATATTTTTATAAAGCTTGCGAATTAGGGCTTCAACCAGGGTGTGACGTTTATAAAAAGTTAAACGAAAAAGGCCTTTAATACTAAAAATAATCCAACAGGGTTCTAGCAAATTTAGAGCTACATAAATTTATATCTTATTTTCTGAAAGCAAGATGTTTATATATGGATTTAGTAGCGTTTCGCCACGTGCTGCGTATAGTAAGACCTCTTTAAAATAGTTGTCATTTATGCCGTAGGTGTGAAACTCGTACGCCCCTATGCCGTATCCCATCGGCGTTATATCAACCCTTGAATACCAAGCATCTTGCGCTAGAATATAGCGGTTTGTATCCTTTGAGTAGACATATAGTTTGATCTTATCTTTATCTTTTTCAGCCATATACCAGATGAAAGAATTTGTAATGTCGTTAAAGAAGTAGATATCACCATTTGGCATGATGGCTTGAGCTGTATCATTATTATCCGCGATGAGTGTCCTGCTCTCATAACATATATATTTATTTGGTGTAAGCTCCTCGATCGGCTCTGATTTGCCATTATTTAAAACCAAAATTTTATCATCGCTTATATCGGCATTATAGGCAAGTACGGCTAAGACTAGAGCTAACAAACACAAAGAAAAAATTTGTTTTATCAAAATAAAAATCCTCTTAACAAATAATATTTTAGAACGTAAAGTGCACAGATCAGCACGCAAACACTTAGCCAGATAGATGAAAATTTAAGCTTGTGCGAGTAGTTAGTCTTTGTGATAATCTCAACAAGATATGGCATAAGGCCGTAAAATACACCGAGAAACAAACTACCCCAGATGAGGTAGCCAACATAAAAATAGTCACCTTTTAGCATGCAGTATGGGCATTTATGGTTTGGCTGCTCGTAAACATAAAGGCCAAAAAAGTAGGTAATGGCGTAGTAACTAAGCACCAAAAACAACAAATTTGCCACAAAGCTCGCCATACTTTGCTTTAAAAAATTTAGTACCAAAATGACAAAAAAGAGCACATAAAATGCACTCACTAAGCCAAAATTTGTATAGCCAAATGGTAGCTTTGGAGCTTGAAAAGTAACAGAACAGCAAAAGACCGGCACTTTTAGTGGGATATTGTAAAAAAACGAAATTTCTACACCAAGTTCGACTAATATCATGACAAAAAGGCAGATAAAAATGGCGTATTTTTTCTTTAGATAAGGGAAATTTAGAGCCTGCAAGTCAAGCTTATTTATAACCAGCCAAATGCCAAGCCCAAAGATCAGCAAAATTTTAGTGAGCATCAATATACCACCAAATTTATTTGAGCCGATCACGCCAGCTGAACACATAGCGCCAGGCACAATATCAGAGAGTTCATTTAGGCAAAGCGCAAAAAATATAAACAATATGATCTTGATACAGACACAAAAAAGCAAGATAGTATTTACAAGATAGTTTTGTTTTTCAAGCGAGTATTGAAGCGATGTTAGTGCGTTGTAGTCCCACGATCTCACGATCCTAATGACGTAAAAGAGCGAAATACTCATCAAAACTAACAGTACAAACTCCGCTAACAAAAAGGCAATAACGGCGTTTGATAAAAAGACACTCATACTATCTCTCCGTTTTGCAAGCTAACAACCCTATCTGTTGCACTTAGCTCATCAAAAATGCTATCGTGAGTAGCGACAATAACACTCTTTTTTAGAGCTTTAAAAGACTCTAGCAAGCCTAAAAATGCACGTGCATTATCTCTATCTAAATTTGCCGTTGGCTCATCAGCCAAGATGATGTTAGCATCCATAGATAAAGCCCTAGCTACCGCACATCTTTGACGCTCGCCACCACTTAAATTTGATACGTTCTCATCTTTTTTATGAGCGATATTTGCGAGGCTTAGAGCCTTTTTTATCATCTCATCTCGCACACTTGCCTTAAAATTTGTTAGAGCAAATGGAGCTAGTAAATTTTCATATACACTCAAGCCATCAATAAGGTTAAAATTTTGAAAAACCAATCCAAGTCTTTTGTGTCTAAGCTCAGAGCAAAAGGCGTCAGGCAACTTTGCGATGTTAGTACCATCTATCAAAATTTCTCCACTAGTTGGCTTTTGAAGCAGGGCGATAAGAGAAAGTAGGGTGCTTTTACCGCTTCCACTAATGCCTTTTAGTATTACTAGCTCGCCGTCATTAATATCTAAATTTATATTTTTTAAAGCACAAAACTCATTTTGTTTGTTTTGGTTATAAACTAGGCTAACACCTCTTATATTTATCATTTTAGCCCCTCATTTATGTCACTACTTGCTACTCTCCACGAAGGTATAAGTACAAACGCCAAAAATGGTATCACACCAAAAACAAAGATCAAAAAGAGCTTGTCAAACTCTAAAATAGGCGTGAAATTTGTAAAATTTAAAAGCTCATCACCTAAAAATATCCCTTTTAAAAGCGGAGCATTTAATACAAAAACAAAGAGATAAGCCAGCATAACACCGAGTAAAAAAGCACTAACACTAACGATGAAATTTTGTATAAATTTTAAAAATATAATGTCTTTTATACAAAAACCAATGCTTCTTAAAATAGCTATTTCACGCTTTTTACTACCATAGGCGAGTGAAATTTGGTTTTTAAGCAAGACAAAGAATATAAGCATAACACTAACGTAAATGCTCATAAAAATTCCACCCTTATAATAGTAAAGGTGCCTAACCTTAGCCACCTCATCTTCTATAC
This window harbors:
- a CDS encoding ABC transporter ATP-binding protein; this encodes MINIRGVSLVYNQNKQNEFCALKNINLDINDGELVILKGISGSGKSTLLSLIALLQKPTSGEILIDGTNIAKLPDAFCSELRHKRLGLVFQNFNLIDGLSVYENLLAPFALTNFKASVRDEMIKKALSLANIAHKKDENVSNLSGGERQRCAVARALSMDANIILADEPTANLDRDNARAFLGLLESFKALKKSVIVATHDSIFDELSATDRVVSLQNGEIV